A DNA window from Deltaproteobacteria bacterium contains the following coding sequences:
- a CDS encoding FAD:protein FMN transferase, which yields MKLSASHISIKTKRSARKLPLCALAVSFVVSTSVANGSALVKPDQEYLECGSRPEMGTPFKICLVIKAHQKAQAREDIAASFKEIQNINSWMSDWLPETELSLVNQSAGEKPVKVGADLLRVLRETLAVASDSSGALDPSFNVMWGTYSFKKGEEREATDEEIRTRLPLIDWRKVIVDPENSTIFLKDKGMKIGLGAVGQSYAADRIVELMKKKKYVGGFVDGSGDTVFWGHKPGGALWTTGVRDPTNKDAVLLRIYGTDFAITTCGDDEKYFFRDGRRVHHVLDPKTGRPAMKSRQVTVIAKRGFTADAWDTAAFVIGADLAIPLLEKKGLRAIFVEPDGTVKLTKGLKKESSSWGEGYIVTGALK from the coding sequence ATGAAACTTTCAGCCTCTCACATCTCAATCAAAACCAAGCGCTCCGCCCGAAAACTGCCACTTTGTGCGCTTGCTGTCAGTTTTGTCGTCTCGACCTCGGTCGCAAACGGCAGCGCTCTCGTAAAGCCGGACCAAGAATATCTTGAGTGCGGCTCGCGACCTGAAATGGGCACACCATTTAAAATCTGCCTCGTGATAAAAGCCCATCAAAAAGCTCAAGCGAGGGAAGACATCGCAGCTTCATTCAAGGAAATACAAAACATCAATTCCTGGATGAGTGATTGGCTTCCGGAAACCGAGCTGTCCCTGGTTAACCAGTCGGCCGGGGAAAAACCGGTGAAGGTGGGCGCTGATTTACTGCGGGTCTTACGTGAAACATTGGCTGTCGCCAGCGACTCGAGTGGCGCCTTGGACCCAAGTTTCAATGTCATGTGGGGAACCTACAGCTTCAAAAAAGGCGAAGAACGAGAAGCGACCGACGAAGAAATCCGGACAAGGTTACCCTTGATCGACTGGCGGAAAGTTATCGTCGACCCGGAAAACAGCACGATTTTCCTCAAAGACAAAGGCATGAAAATTGGTTTAGGCGCCGTTGGTCAAAGTTATGCTGCCGATCGTATCGTTGAGCTCATGAAGAAGAAGAAATATGTCGGCGGCTTTGTGGATGGCAGCGGCGATACAGTTTTTTGGGGCCATAAACCAGGTGGCGCACTTTGGACAACTGGTGTGCGAGATCCAACCAACAAGGATGCTGTTCTTTTGCGAATCTATGGGACGGACTTTGCCATCACGACTTGCGGTGATGACGAAAAGTATTTTTTTCGAGATGGACGCCGGGTGCACCACGTGCTTGATCCCAAAACTGGGCGTCCGGCTATGAAAAGTCGCCAAGTGACGGTGATTGCGAAGCGTGGCTTTACTGCTGACGCTTGGGACACGGCGGCTTTCGTGATTGGCGCCGATCTCGCGATTCCTCTTCTTGAGAAAAAAGGGCTTCGAGCTATTTTTGTCGAGCCCGATGGGACTGTGAAGTTGACGAAGGGATTAAAAAAAGAATCCAGCAGCTGGGGCGAAGGCTATATAGTCACTGGAGCGCTGAAGTAA
- a CDS encoding class I SAM-dependent methyltransferase — protein sequence MKSSQTRPEPHLGRNIFACPTSGEILEDAGHQLVCAAATYPKVSDIPWLFPDPKHVLANWRERADRLLHEYAADISDLKEASRDSSSALTKQRIEKIRMLKIQQLETLKRILEPMKPGTKLSLPKKTAFGYRLPFSQGLLGYFPNVARDWGSGKALADRENRTLLETTLAAIPVEIQHNQRMRILVLGSGASRLAYDIAKQFPDSLIVAFDLNPVLLLAAKSVNDGEKLKAVTFSVSPRDRLNPGESIDLVAPKGQATNLKFVFGDVYALPFQKETFDICISPWLVDILPRRFSELTASIYRVLKPDGHWVNCGAWFFNFQNEVDNISLAEAEEIGKSLGWIPLSSSLVETPYLQSDQDNHRRFETMTVFTWRKSNKHEAKSSSAAENSMPSLDDRVEWIRNPSLAVPKLAPFTNSGETYATMAWVLAQVDGKRSLNEIAAILVLQSGMEPEQAVDAVQSFFDRYLKDRRFREST from the coding sequence ATGAAATCTTCTCAAACGCGCCCAGAACCGCACTTAGGTAGAAACATTTTTGCCTGCCCAACGTCCGGCGAAATTTTGGAGGACGCTGGCCACCAGCTTGTTTGCGCCGCCGCGACCTACCCAAAAGTTTCTGATATCCCCTGGCTTTTTCCAGACCCGAAACACGTGCTTGCAAACTGGCGTGAACGCGCCGATCGACTGCTGCACGAATATGCGGCCGATATTTCCGATCTCAAAGAAGCCAGTAGAGATTCGTCGTCCGCCCTGACAAAACAGCGAATTGAAAAAATTCGAATGCTGAAAATTCAGCAGCTTGAAACTCTAAAGCGGATTCTCGAGCCTATGAAGCCCGGGACCAAACTCTCACTTCCGAAAAAAACAGCATTTGGGTATCGGCTTCCCTTTAGCCAAGGTCTCCTGGGCTATTTTCCGAATGTAGCGAGGGATTGGGGCTCTGGCAAAGCACTCGCCGACCGTGAAAACCGAACACTTTTAGAAACAACACTCGCAGCGATTCCCGTTGAAATTCAGCACAATCAACGGATGCGGATTTTGGTATTGGGCTCGGGTGCAAGTCGACTTGCTTATGACATTGCAAAACAGTTTCCAGACTCTTTGATTGTCGCCTTCGATTTGAATCCTGTGCTTTTGCTAGCTGCGAAGTCGGTCAATGATGGCGAAAAGCTCAAGGCCGTTACATTTTCTGTTTCTCCGCGCGATCGTTTGAATCCTGGCGAGTCGATTGACCTCGTCGCTCCAAAAGGCCAAGCGACGAATCTAAAATTTGTTTTTGGCGACGTGTATGCCCTCCCCTTTCAGAAAGAAACTTTTGATATTTGTATTTCGCCTTGGCTGGTCGATATTTTGCCCCGGCGTTTTTCTGAATTGACCGCTAGCATTTACCGAGTCCTCAAGCCAGACGGCCACTGGGTCAACTGCGGCGCCTGGTTTTTCAACTTTCAAAATGAAGTCGATAATATCAGTCTCGCGGAGGCGGAAGAAATCGGAAAGTCCCTTGGCTGGATTCCGCTTTCTTCTTCGCTGGTCGAAACTCCCTACCTGCAGTCTGACCAAGACAATCATCGTCGTTTCGAAACAATGACTGTCTTTACCTGGAGGAAATCCAACAAGCATGAAGCAAAATCAAGCTCAGCCGCGGAAAACTCCATGCCAAGCTTGGATGACCGAGTGGAGTGGATTCGCAATCCATCTCTTGCAGTTCCAAAGCTTGCGCCCTTTACAAATAGCGGCGAAACCTACGCCACCATGGCTTGGGTTTTGGCCCAGGTAGATGGCAAGAGAAGCTTGAATGAGATTGCCGCGATTTTGGTTCTGCAAAGCGGCATGGAACCTGAACAAGCCGTCGATGCTGTGCAATCTTTTTTTGATCGTTACCTTAAAGATCGCCGCTTCCGAGAAAGCACTTAA
- a CDS encoding DUF4266 domain-containing protein: MVRLSFKSNLRSLLVLSLAGITLLTMPACSLIGKKVSAFERGTLSKNGMQLVGAPKEQASMNHMFNAREGSVGGFGGAGGGCGCN, translated from the coding sequence ATGGTGCGACTTTCATTTAAATCAAACTTGAGGAGCTTATTAGTTCTTTCGCTAGCGGGAATCACTCTTTTGACGATGCCTGCATGCAGTTTGATTGGAAAGAAAGTAAGCGCCTTCGAACGCGGAACGCTTTCGAAAAATGGAATGCAACTTGTTGGGGCCCCGAAAGAGCAAGCGAGTATGAATCATATGTTCAATGCCCGCGAGGGATCCGTTGGTGGTTTCGGTGGAGCCGGGGGCGGTTGTGGTTGTAACTGA
- a CDS encoding TlpA family protein disulfide reductase — MTASLIGFSRNETFSNIRKLAIATATVLLGAGISLSSSNAYADGKLNIKEGDQFPIIKVSQFAGKDKVDMAKKLKGKVVIVDFWASWCEPCKIELPALAKLHKKYKGKLVVIGVNVDDNMNDAKSFLKDHPVGFDLVHDKGQKVSQELGIQKMPTSFILSEGKVVKVHEAFREGDDKKIDAEIKKILTGG; from the coding sequence ATGACGGCATCATTGATTGGTTTTTCTCGAAATGAGACGTTTTCGAACATTCGTAAGCTTGCGATTGCGACGGCCACGGTTTTGTTAGGCGCGGGGATTAGTCTTTCGTCATCGAACGCGTATGCCGATGGCAAACTTAATATTAAAGAGGGCGACCAGTTCCCGATCATTAAAGTGTCCCAGTTCGCCGGGAAAGATAAAGTCGACATGGCCAAGAAGCTAAAAGGTAAAGTCGTCATTGTCGATTTTTGGGCTAGCTGGTGTGAGCCGTGCAAAATCGAGCTCCCTGCCCTAGCGAAGCTCCACAAAAAATATAAAGGCAAACTGGTCGTGATCGGCGTGAATGTCGACGACAACATGAATGATGCAAAATCATTTTTAAAAGATCACCCGGTGGGTTTCGATCTCGTCCATGACAAGGGACAAAAGGTTTCCCAGGAGCTAGGCATTCAGAAAATGCCAACTTCGTTTATCCTGTCTGAGGGTAAAGTTGTTAAAGTCCACGAAGCTTTCCGTGAAGGGGACGATAAAAAAATCGATGCTGAAATTAAAAAAATCCTGACTGGAGGTTGA